One part of the Quercus lobata isolate SW786 chromosome 7, ValleyOak3.0 Primary Assembly, whole genome shotgun sequence genome encodes these proteins:
- the LOC115953485 gene encoding syntaxin-132-like has product MNDLLTDSFEIPQGQASRGGDIELGAQASMNSGELGLESFFKQVTEIEKQYGKLDNLLKKLQDAHEESKAVTKAPAMKAIKQRMEKDIDEVGKVSRYIKSKIEGLDKENLTNRQKPGCGKGTAVDRTRMATTISLKKKLKDKMAEFQTLREAIHKEYCEVVERRVFTVTGTRADEETIERLIETGDSEQIFQKAIQEQGRGQIMATVAEIHERHDAVREVERKLLDLQQIFLDMAVLVDAQGEMLDNIESQVSSAVDHVQQGNTALQKAKKLQKNSRKWMCIAIIILLIIVAIIVVAVIKPWSSNKGA; this is encoded by the exons ATGAACGACCTCTTAACG GACTCATTTGAGATCCCCCAGGGTCAAGCTTCTAGAGGTGGAGATATAGAGCTAGGTGCACAGGCTTCAATGAATTCAGGAGAGCTGGGTTTGGAGAGTTTCTTTAAGCAG GTTACAGAGATTGAGAAACAATATGGGAAGCTGGACAATCTACTAAAAAAGCTCCAG GATGCACATGAAGAGTCCAAGGCTGTGACTAAGGCTCCTGCGATGAAAG CAATCAAGCAGCGAATGGAGAAAGATATTGATGAAGTTGGAAAAGTTTCCCGttacataaaatcaaaaattgaAGGACTTGACAAAGAG AATTTAACAAATAGGCAGAAGCCTGGTTGTGGAAAAGGAACAGCTGTAGACCGAACGAGAATGGCAACAACTAT TTCCTTGAAAAAGAAGTTGAAGGATAAGATGGCTGAATTTCAG ACTTTACGGGAAGCTATCCATAAAGAATATTGCGAGGTTGTTGAGAGGCGTGTCTTTACAG TAACGGGCACAAGAGCTGATGAAGAG ACAATTGAGAGATTGATTGAGACTGGAGACAGTGAACAAATTTTCCAGAAGGCAATTCAGGAACAAGGGCGAGGCCAG ATAATGGCCACAGTGGCAGAAATTCATGAGCGTCATGATGCAGTTAGAGAAGTGGAGAGGAAGCTTCTCGACTTACAACAg ATATTTCTGGATATGGCGGTCTTGGTGGATGCACAAGGGGAAATGCTTGACAACATAGAGTCACAG GTCTCAAGTGCAGTAGATCATGTGCAGCAAGGGAATACTGCCCTCCAAAAGGCCAAGAAGCTACAGAAGAACTCCAGGAAATGGATGTGCATTGCAATTATCATCCTTCTTATCATTGTTGCAATCATTGTTGTGGCCGTAATCAAGCCGTGGAGTAGCAACAAGGGTGCTTAG